DNA sequence from the Novipirellula galeiformis genome:
GTCCCGACCTCTAACAATTTCCGTCGTGAAGTTTGATTCTGTATCCCCTGAGTTCTGCCCCGTATTACGCTGAAACACTTTCGTCATTGCCTTCGCGAATTTAACCGTGCTCTTTGGAGTGTCTAAGTCATTAACGATTTGATTGTGCAGAGACACCATTTGAAAGAACATGCTTTCAAACTGCTGTTTTCCAAATGCTGCGTTTTGTAACTTCATTTCGTTACGTTGCTCTTTCAGAACTTCCCGTGTCTCCCTTAGCTCCTGCCGCTGTAACGCCAGTTCCTGACTTTGCAGGATAATGGCAATCACAACGCCGAGGAGTGCGAGGCCGGAAAACAGGGCGTTTGCAGCGCCGAACATGTCACCAAATTCACCTGCTGTTTCTGGCTCCATGCCTGTCGCCAATTTCACGACTGCCGGCGTCATCAAAATCGCGATAACGATTGCGATTGCAATGCAAGAAAATAGTACCCATTGAACCCAGGCGAATTTGGACTCGGGGCTGGGATCAGATTTGTCTGTTTCTGTCATTCTTACTTTACCGCACGATGTTTAATCAGAGTGCCGTGATTGTAACTGCATCATAGGGCTGCGGTGAGATGCCACTCTTGCCCCCATCTCATCGCCTGTCCCGTTCCCTGCCAGCGTTCAACCACCCAGCACGTCGAACGTGCCGGGCTGGGCTGGCAAACGGGTGAACCGGTGAGCCTAGCCGCGACCGTTCGGCTCTTGGATTCGATCACACGGCGACGGGCCAGCAATGGGCGGAACCTGCTAGATCGTTATCATGGTCGGCCCGCCCGGCAGCGGCAAAACGATGCTGGCCAAACGGATGCCCACGATCCTGCCGCCGCTGACGGCTCCCGAATCGATCGCCACGACGCGGATCTACAGTGCGCTGGGGCAATTGCCCGCCGGGCAACCGCTACTGGCGTGTCGTCCGTTTCGCAGCCCGCATCATACGATCAGCGACGCGGGACTCGTCGGTGGCGGAAGCCCTCCATCGCCGGACGAAGAAAAGCACTGTCATGGCCGGGCTTAGTTCCTCGAGGCACTTAAGTGCGTGGGTTTGGCAGAATGATTTTCAGGGTCGAGGCGGTTTGGTTTTTAATCATTTTGCCCGTCAATCATTTTGCCAATTTTTATTGCAGGGTCACCAAGAGGAAATCTAGGTGATTGGCACCGCCGGTCAAATTGCCAAGACACGTCCAACGATTTAGTAGCCCAGGCGTAGAGCACTTTGGCAGCAGCGGATTCAACGGTGGGGATCGCGTTGAGCGAAGCGATCAATTGAACCGCGTCGCCATCCGCCTTGGGAACCAACCGATAGACCAACTCTATCGCGCCCCCGCGACGAGCCGTTTCTGCGGATGCCAGTTGATAACTCTCGCAAAACTGCTTCAGTTCCGATTCCCAACCCTCGTGCCATTCGTGCCACCCACCTATCGCTTTGCTAGCTTTACCTATGTGTGCTAGCAAGATTTTGGTGGGTAGCGTCAATTCCGCCACACTTGGGGTCGCTCCACGAGCTCGAACCCGCCGACGCGGGCTACGACAGTGGCGCTGATTCGCGCCAGCTACTGATTGCTCTCATTGCTTCTGATCGCTTTGCGACCACGAGCGCCCTGGTTCTGAATCCCTTGTTTGCAGCTGAGTCCTAGAAGACATTGTCGCGCTATTGAGATCGCAACCACAAGCCTACGATCGCCCGGTTGCGCTGCGAGCGGTCCATGAACTGTCATCGTTTCGCGATTCGCCTCCCCAGCCACGGTAGCGGCGCCAGCATCTAGCATTGGGCGTGAGCCCGCAGACGAACTCCGACCGGCCCCCTCCGCCCTACCCAGGCAATCAAGAATCGCCGAAACGCCAATAAACCTTAGCGGTTGCACTACGGCCGCGGTCCCATCAAAGACACGAGCCCGATGTGGACGCGGTCGCGGGAGGCGATACCGGGAACGTCTTCGAATCCGTGACCGTATTCCGCTCTCAATGAGACCCGGTCATTGATCGATGCACGAATACCGACACCTGCGCTAATCAAAAATTGGTCTGGGACTTCACCCGGCTGCGCGTTCAAGACAAAGCCTTGTCCCGCATCGACAAAACCAAACATTCGAAAGATGTTCGGATGGGCCCGATCACCCCAGCGATAGGGCTGCGGGCCAACTTCGAGATTCGCGATCCATCCGTTGTCTGCGTTGTAAGTCCTTTGGTCGTAACCGCGAATTGAATCAAAGCCACCGTAGCCCAGCGTTTCGCTGTACAACAATCGCTCCGACGACAGCTGACCGGCGAACCGACCGATGACTTGATAGTCATTCTTGACATTCCACAAACGCTCCATCCGCAAACGCGAATAGACGAAAGTCGGATCGGTGTCGGCACGAATCGTATCGAAAGCGGCGGTCGTGTTGTCTTTAGTGAATCCATCCCCCGGTCCAACAAACGTGTCACTGTTGATATAGAGATACTCCGTTCCACAGAAACGTCGCAGATAGCTGAGCCCCAGTCGAATTTCGACAAGGTCTGCGGTCGAGTCCTGCACTTGCACGCCGCCAAACTCCAGGTTGTTGTTGGTCGACTTGAAGTCGAGCCCCAGCGAGGTGTTAAAGTCGACGTATCGATTCTTTTTCCAGTGCCGTGTCACGGCGGTACCAAGCTGCCAGCTTTCGCCATCCTGGTTGAACCCAGGAACGCTTGGACGGACGCCTGCCCAACTGCCGTAGGAATTGAAACTCCACTCGCGATTGATCGGCTGCGAATAGCTGACAGCATGAGCTTCCAACAACGAAAAATCACCGTCGGCAGTATATTGGTAACTCAGGATTCCGTCGCGGTGAAGGAAGTTGCCATAGATGATCCCGGCGTTAAAACGTTCCAAACCAAGGCTTTGGACGCCAGTGTCGTCGTATCCCAGATAGGTTCGAATCGGGAAGACATCCTTGACTTCAAAGATCACGTCCGTCGTGCCATCTTCTTTGCCGGCCTTTAAATCGACACCCACGATGCGGAAAGGATTTTGATTCAACCAAAACAGATCGTTACTGATGTTCGATTCATAGATCCGATTGCCGCTTTGGGTGCACTGGACCCAACGGCACAATTCCTTGGCATTGAAGTAACGTCCCCCCTTGACTTGCACCCGATCGATTCGCGATTCGATCACGACGATCTGCACGACACCGGCCGTAATTTTCTGCTCGGGGATAACGACATCAACGACGGGCTGTCCGCACTTGCGATAATACAAAATGATGTCGCGGGACATCTGGTTCAGATTCCGTAGCGTAACCTGACCACCGATGTAGCCACGGACGATGCCCTGAACCCCCGAACGGTAGACCAGCGAATCGCGTGCTGCAAACCGGACATCGATCCCGGTGATCCCTTCGTGCGCTTCTTCCGGATCGATCTGTTGGGCGTCATCCCAAATGATCACCGCCTTCAATTCATCGACGAGCACCTTATCGCTGCCTTCGACTTCAGCAAGCGGTTCTCGCTCAACTCTCGGGATCGATTGAGGGCGAAGTTCGTCGACTCGAAGCGGCCGATACCGCTGGTAGTCTTGAGACAACACGCTCGAACTCGTTGCGCAAATCGCTAACGCAACGGTCGCTGTCCACGTGCAAAAAGACCTCATCTCGGGCGCCTTGTATTGAATTCCATTTCAGTAAATCGCGATGCATCATTCCGTAGGCGACCGCTTCCTAAGAGTCTGGTTCGACCAGATGTTACGTGCCCGCGCAGGCAAAGTGCACGGGCGCCCCTTAACTGATCACAGCGGCCCATCCAACCACTGCGATCCCTCCATCCCGTCGCCCCCGCCCCATGGTTGTCAACCATGCTCTGCCGTCCCACCAGCAGCGGGTGAACCCCCTGTCGAAAACGCTAACTCCTTAAAAATCAAGCCGCGTCCTAATCGGAAAAGATGAAGCTAATCGAAAAAGATGAAGCAATCCGCACAATCGCCACTTCCACTATTGCCCACCCCTTCTGTCGGTGTATTCTGGGCACCGCCCCATCTTCGTGAATACGCAGGTTTCGATATCGTTTGGGGAAGTGAATAAGCCAGTTTGAGTTTGGAGTTTACCGAAGATGCGCCGTACCCAGTCCTATGCTCTCGTTTGCCAGAACGTTGCGCGAGTGGCTTTATGCCTTCTAATCGTCTTTCAACCATGCGCCGCACCGCTTGTCCGCGCCCAAAACCCCACTGGCGGGACGGTCGTTGCGGGTGCGGCCACGATCTCCACCTCCGGGTCGACGCTGAACGTGAACTCGACCACCGATCGGGCGATCATTAATTGGCAAGGTTTTAACATTGGTGCCGGCAACACCACCAACTTCAACCAACCCGGTGCCAACTCCGCCGTCCTAAACCGAGTGACGACGCCGGGCAGCCCATCGTCGATCTACGGCAATCTGAATTCCAACGGCAACGTCTATCTGGTCAATCCCAGTGGTGTGTTGGTCGGGCCATCGGGCGTGATCACGACCAACGGATTTACCGCGTCGACCTTTGATATCGGCAACCGTGAGTTCATGAACGGCGGGCCGCTGAATTTTAGCGGTTCTTCCAATGCCAGCGTGATCAACCAAGGGACGATCAACACCGGCAGCGGCGGGGCGCACCTGATCGGCAACGAGGTTTACAACCAAGGCATCATCAACAGCCTTGGCGGAAGCGTCCGATTAAGCAACGGGGCGACCTACGTTCAGGCCGATAACGCGACAATTCAAAATGGGGTCAGTGAATACGCCAGCGTGATCGGCAACAGTGGCACCGTGCGCGCCACCGGAGCGTTGATGAGCGGCGGCGATGTGTACCTGACCGCTCCGGGGGGCCGCGTGATGAACAGCGGAACGATTCACGCCTCCAGTGGCTCTCAGACGCCAGCAGACCCGCAAGTCATCCAGTCCACTGCGCCATCGGCTTCGTCCGGCGGCAACGTTTACCTTAACGGCAGTTCGGTTCAGCACAGCGGACAGATCACCGCATCCAGCCCCGGCGGCGGCGCCGTCGTGATGCATGGAACGCAGCAGGCCACCGTTTCGGGTTCGGTCGTGGCGACCAATACATCGCCGCAAACGGAATCGAGCTCGGCGGGAACCCGCGTCGCCGGACCACAGGTCACAATCACCGGCGACAGCGTGGAACTGTCCAACGCGACAATCGATGCATCGGCCATCGGCGGTGGAGGCTCGGTCAACATCGGCGGCGGCTACCAGGGTAACAACAGCTCGATCGCAAACTCACAATCGACCACCGTCGACGCGGCATCTGTCATCCAAGCCAACGCCATCGATTTCGGCGATGGGGGCACGGTGGTTCTGTGGTCCGATGGGAACACCGACTTTCACGGCACGATCTCAGCACGCGGCGTACCGCTGGGCAGCGGCGGACTTGTCGAAGTCTCGGGAAAACAGCAGCTGAACTTTGCCGGCAGCGTCGACACCGGCGGCGGCCATCTGCTGCTCGATCCGTTCAACTACGTCATTGGGGCGGCCCAGGCAACGAACATCATCAACGCCCTGACCAGCAACCACGTCACCATTCAAACCAGCGTTGACGACACTAACTTTGGTTCCTCCGGCAACAACACCGACTTCGGCGATATCACGGTCAACAGCAACATTCTGTACGACTCCAGCTACGACCTAACCTTCCTGGCGCATCGCAACATCCACTTCAATGCCAGCGTACAAAACCGCAACGCCACCGGAGGCGACATCAACATCGTCGCAGGTTGGAATGGCACAACCGCCTTCAATGCCAGCACATTTGAGGCAGTGGATGTTAACGCGGCAGCCACTTTCTTTGGAAACAACGCCGGCAGCATCTTCATCGGCGACGGCACTCAAACCACGGGCATCGCCGTCGGCAGCCGCAGCGGAACCACTCGGGCCTTCGCCCATGACGTGGCGCTGCAAGGAAGCAACGGTACAGATCGGGCCTTCGCACAACTGGGCTTCCAGATCAGCAACGGCATCGCTTTGGGGGGATTTGATTTAGATCCAACGATTGACAACGGCAGCAATGTGACGGTCAACGGCGGGATCACGATCCACACCACGCAAAACCTGTCCGCGATCGGTGGAAACCTTGCGCTCGCCTACGCGCAGGTCGGCCACGTCGGGACCGACTTGAACGGTGGTTCGAAAGTTGAAGCCGCCGCCGATGCGATCATCGAGATCGCCGTAGGGGGTGACATCCAATTCACAGGGGGCAATGGTACTGCTTCCTACGCGCAGCTGGGCCAAGGGGGATACCGGGCGTACGGCGACCACAGCGGCACGACGACGATCACCAATACGGGAGACATCCACTTCACAGGAGGAGGTAGTTCGACTTCCTACGTACAACTGGGCCAGGGGGGATACTTTGCCCGTGGCGACCACAGCGGCACGACGACAATCACAAACAGCGGTGACATCAACTTCACAAGTTCCAATTCCTACGCGCAGCTAGGCCAAGGGGGATACAACGCCAATGGCAACCACAGCGGGATAACGACGATCACCAACATGGGATACATTAACTTCCGGGGAGGGTATGATGCTTCCTACGCGCAGCTGGGCCAGGGGGGATACAACGCCGATGGCGATCACAGCGGGACGACGACGATCACCAATGCTCTCGACATCAACTTCAAAGCTGGCAGCGGTCTCTATTCCTACGCACAGCTGGGCCAAGGGGGATACAAGGCCGATGGCAACCACAGCGGGACGACGACGATCACCAATGCTCTCGACATCAACTTCAAAGCTGGCAGCAGTCACTATTCCTACGCGCAGCTGGGCCAAGGGGGAAACCGGGCGTACGGCGACCACAGCGGCACGACGACGATCACGAACGCTCGCGACATCAACTTCCAGGGGGGCAATGGTTACGACCATACCTACGCGCAGCTGGGCCAAGGGGGATACGAAGCCTATGGCGACCACAGCGGGTCGATAACAATCACTAATGCCCGCGATATCAACTTCAAGGCGGGCAGTGGTGAAGCTGCCTACGCACAACTGGGCCAAGGGGGATACAACGCCGATGGCAACCACAGCGGGACGACAACGATCACCGATGCCCGAGATATCCAGTTCATGGGAGACAGGGAAGCTGCGTACGCGCAACTGGGCCAGGGGGGGCACGAAGCCGAGGGCAACCACAGCGGAACGACAACGATCACCGCAACGGGCGACATCCATTTCACGGGTGGCAGTGAATTTTCCGCGTACGCGCAACTGGGCCAGGGGGGATACTATGCCCACGGCAGCCACAGCGGAACGACAACGATCACTGCAACCGGCGACATCCAATTCACGGGTGGCAGGGAATCTTATGCCTACGCACAACTGGGTCAGGGGGGATACGGGGCCATTGGCGACCACAGCGGAACCACATTGATTACCGCAACGGGCAATATCCAATTCACGGGTGGCAGTGGTTACTTTACCTACGCACAGCTGGGCCAGGGAGGAACCTTTGCCCACGGCGACCACAGCGGGACGACGACGATCACGAACGCCGGCGATATCCAATTCACGGGAGGTGCTGGTGCCTATGCCTACGCGCAGCTGGGCCAAGGGGGATACACTGCCGTTGGCGACCACAGCGGGACGATCGACGTCACGATCGATGGGAACCTGACACTGACGGGCCAGGATCTGACCGGTCGCTACGCCTTGATCGGCCACGGAGACCAACCGAATGACAGTGACGTCAACCAGACGGTCTCCGGTGACATCATGCTCCGTATCGGCGGCAGCGCGAACCTGACCAACGCAGTCATCGGACATCGCATCGACGCTGACGGCCTGTACTCCGACACCGACCCCGACGGCAACGTCATCGGCGCAGATACCTTCCTTGGCGTCCGAGGCGACATTACGACCGACACCAACAGCCAGTTGTTCTCCGGGGGCGTCGGTACCGGAGAGTTGCGTCTGTACGTCGGTGGGAATGACAACGTCGATTCGACTGCGTTGCTCAATGGCATCGCTCACGGATCCAACGTGTTCCCGAATGATCAGGGAATGCACGTCTTTGGGACGGGGCCGTATGCTGTCGGTGGGGGAAGCAACGCTGTCGCCAGCGGCAACTTCAACTACTACCACATCAACCCCGATCTCTTCAACTACACCGTCAATGCGACCGAAGCGTCGGCGATTGCCTCGACGCTCGATGGAGGCACTGCCGTCACGTTGGAACGTTCGCTGAATCAGGCGAATTTTGGTGCCCATTACGACTGGGACGGCGGAACGCAGTTCATCGATATCAACTCCGATCTCCTGTACGACTCGACCGCTGCCCTGACGCTGTTGGCGACCGGTGACGTGAACTTCAACGCCGCCGTACAAAACCGAAGCGGCGACGGGGGCGATCTCAACATCGTCGCCGGTTGGGATGGGACAACCCCCTTCAACGCAGCCACCTTTGCCGCGATCGACGTCAACGCCGTCCCCACCCTCTTTGGCCTCGACGGCGGAGCGGAAAGCACAGGCAGCATCTTCATCGGCGACGGAACTCAAACCACGGGCATCGCCGTCGGCAGCCGCAGCGGAACCACTCGGGCCTTCGCCCATGACGTGGCGCTGCAAGGGAGCAACGGTACAGATCGAGCTTTCGCACAACTGGGCTTCCAAATCAGCAACGGTATCGCATGGGGTGGATTTGATTTAGATCCGACGCTTGACAATGGCAGCAATGTGACGGTCAACGGCGGGATCAGCATCCACACCACGCAAAACCTGTCCGCGACCGGTGGTAACCGTACGTACGCCTACGCGCAGATCGGCCACGTCGGAGCCAACTTTACCGGTGATACGAAAGTCGAAGCCGCCGCCGAAGCGGTTATCGTGATCAACAATGCTGGCGACATCCACTTCACGGGGGGGTATGACTTGGCCTACGCGCAGCTGGGCCAGGGGGGATACGGGGCCCACGGCGACCACGGCGGGACGACGACGATCATCAACGCCGGCGACATCCACTTCACAGGTGGTGATTTTGCTGCCTACGCGCAGCTGGGCCAGGGGGGATACTCTGCCGATGGCAACCACAACGGGACGACGACGATCACCAACACCGGTGACATCAACTTCGAGGGTGGCAGTGATTACTATGCCTACGCGCAGCTGGGCCAAGGGGGCCCCGGTGTCAAAGGCAACCACAGCGGGACGACGACAATCACCAACGCCGGCGACATCAACTTCACGGGGGGGAATTATGGTGCCTACGCGCAGCTGGGCCAGGGGGGATACTATGCCGATGGCAACCACAGCGGGACGACGACGATCACCAACGCCCGCAACATCCACTTCACGGGGGGGGCTGGTGGATCGGCTTACGCGCAGCTGGGCCAGGGAGGATACAGGGCCGCTGGCAACCACAGCGGGACGACGACGATCACCAACACCGGCGACATCCATTTCAAGGGGGGTACTGGTGAAGCTTCTTACGCGCAGCTGGGCCAAGGGGGAGCCTTTGCCGCTGGCGACCACAGCGGGACGACGACAGTCACCAACACCGGCGACATCCACTTCAGGGGGGGGTCTGGTGAAGCTGCCTACGCGCAGCTGGGCCAGGGGGGATATTATGCCAATGGCAACCACAGCGGGACGACGACGATCACCAACACCGGTGACATCAACTTCACGGGTGGGAATTATTATGCCTACGCGCAGCTGGGCCAGGGGGGATACTCCGCCAGTGGCGACCACAGCGGGACGACGACGATCACCAACACCGGCGACATCAACTTCACGGGAGGTAATGGTGAAGCTGCCTACGCGCAACTGGGCCAGGGGGGATACTATGCCTATGGCGACCACCGCGGGATGACGACGATCACCAACGCCCGCGACACCAACTTCACGGGGGGTACTGGTGACGCTACTTACGCCCAGCTGGGCCAGGGGGGATACGCCGCCACTGGCAACCACAGCGGGACGACGACGATCACCAACGCCCGCGACATCCACTTCACAGGTGGTGGTGGTTTTGCTGCCTACACGCAGCTGGGCCAGGGGGGATTCAATGCCCGTGGCAACCATAGCGGGACGATCGACGTCACGATCGATGGGAACCTGACACTGACGGGCCAGGATCTGACCGGTCGCTACGCCTTGATCGGCCACGGAGACCAACCGAATGACAGTGACGTCAACCAGACGGTCTCCGGTGACATCATGCTCCGTATCGGCGGCAGCGCGAACCTGACCAACGCAGTCATCGGACATCGCATCGACGCTGACGGCATGTACTCCGACACCGACCCCGACGGCAACGTCATCGGCGCAGATACCTTCCTGGGCGTCCGAGGCGACATTACAACCGACACCAACAGCCAGTTGTTCTCTGGGGGCGTCGGTACCGGAGAGTTGCGTCTGTACGTCGGTGGGAATGACAACGTCGATTCGACTGCGTTGCTCAACGGCATCGCTCACGGATCCAACGTGTTCCCGAATGATCAGGGAATGCACGTCTTTGGGACGGGGCCGTATGCTGTCGGTGGGGGAAGCAACGCTGTCGCCAGCGGCAACTTCAACTACTACCACATCAACCCCGATCTCTTCAACTACACCGTCAATGCGACCGAAGCATCGGCGATTGCCGCGACGCTCGATGGAGGCACTGCCGTCACGTTGGAACGTTCGCTGAATCAGGCGAATTTTGGTGCCCATTACGACTGGGACGGCGGAACGCAGTTCATCGATATCAACTCCGATCTCCTGTACGACTCGACCGCAGCCCTGACGCTGTTGGCGACCGGTGACGTGAACTTCAACGCCGCCGTACAAAACCGAAGCGGCGACGGGGGCGATCTCAACATCGTCGCCGGTTGGGATGGGACAACCCCCTTCAACGCAGCCACCTTTGCCGCGATCGACGTCAACGCCGTCCCCACCCTCTTTGGCCTCGACGGCGGAGCGGAAAGCACAGGCAGCATCTTCATCGGCGACGGCACTCAAACCACGGGCATCGCCGTCGGCAGCCGCAGTGGGGCAACCAACGTGTTCGCCAACAATCTGAACATCACCGGTAGCGATGCGGCTCACTTCGCCTTCGCGCAGCTTGGTTTTCGGGCGACAGACCAAGGCGACACGTTCGCGATCACCGGCGGCCTCAACGCTCGCACGACCGGCGGCATTCGCGCATTGGCTGGATCGAAACAGTACGCTTATGCCCAACTGGGTCATGTCGGGGCAGACTTGAGTTCCAACGGCACGGTCGATGCGACCGTCGATGCGGCGATCACCATCGCGGCCGGGGGCGATCTGACTTTCACCGCGGGCGATGGCGATTTCGCCTCCAGCCAGCTCGGCCACGGGGGAGCTTACGCCCTTAGCAAAAACCGCGGTGACATCACGCTCACCCACGCTGACAATCTCACCTTCAACGGCGGCAACGGCGAATATGCCTACAGTCAACTGGGCCACGGGGGACGTTCCGCCGCTTCCTTCTACCAATTGGGCGACATCCTAATCACAGCGGCAGATGATATCGAGTTCTCTAGTGGCGCTGGCAGCGATGCCTATAGCCAGCTCGGCCATGGTGGCGTTTTGGCTGACGGTAATCGTACGGGGTCAATAGACATAACGGCCAGCGGCAATCTTACGCTTCAAGGTAAAGTTGGAGGTAATCGCTATGCCGTGATCGGACACGGTGACGAACTAGGCGACTCTGATACCGGCGAATCCGCTAACGGTGCTATTAAACTTCGCATCGGCGGAAGCGCGAACCTGACCGCCGGATTTATCGGTCACACCATCGAGTCTCATGAAAATTACTTTCTCGGCTCAACTTCAATCGCCATCGGTTTGAATAACTACGTTCCCTCAAACACAACCGACACTCTGACCGCAGACGCCGATAGCCAATTCTTCAGTGGTCCTGGCGAGCTTCGATTCTACTTACCCAACCGTGACGCCTTCGCTGTGAACGATGGTGCAAAGTTGAACGGAGTTCTGCGGTCGGTCGCCGCTGGTAGCATTCCCTTTCATAATGAGGTTGGCGCATTCGCTCCATTCGAAGGCGGTTATTTAGGCAGTTATCTTGGAACAAACCCTGACAATTATTCTTTCTACTTTTCAGCCCAGCAGATCATTGAAATTTTTGTCAACGCTTTGGGAGGCTCATCAACGTATGGGACGGCACCCGTTGACCCAGGAATGGAACTGGTCAGTGGAACGCTCAGAATGGGCGACACGCTTGATTCGATCGGATTGACAACGAATTTCAATCTCACGCGCACATCCGCCGCAAACACCTACACGCTCCGAGTCGATGACTCTAATCTGGACTCGCTCTACGTCCTGACTGGCACCACCGATAGCACCTTCACCATCAACCCAGCCGCATTGACGATCACCGCCAACGACCTGACCAAAACGTTTGGGGATGCCTTTGGCTTCGTGGGCGATGAGTTCAGCTCCAGCGGACTGCAGAACGACGAGACGATCGATCTGGTGACACTCGCAAGTGCCGGTGCACCGGCCGCAGCCGATGCCGGCAGCTACGGCATCACCGCTTCGGCTCCTACAGGTGGTGGAACCTTTGACGCCGCCAACTATGACATCACTTTCAATGACGGAACCTTCACCGTCGACAAAGCTGCTCTATCGATCGTCGCCTTGGCGCAGACCAAGACTTACGGTTCGAGCGCTCTCGATCCGACAGCCTTTCAAGCTTCCGGCTTACAGAATGGCAACACGGTCGCACAGGTTTCATTCGACTCCACCGGACAACCTGCAACGGCAAGCGTTGGCAGTTACGAGATCGTCGCCGATGGCATCGTGCAAAGTGGCAACGGATTCAAAGCAACCAACTATGACATCGCGTTTACATCCCTCGCCAACGGTCTAACGATCAACCCCGCTGCATTGACGATCACCGCCAACGACCTGACCAAAACGTTTGGGGATGCCTTTGGCTTCGTGGGCAATGAGTTTGCCGCGAGCGGACTGCAAAACGGCGAGACGATCGACTTGGTGACACTCGCAAGTGCCGGTGCACTGGGCACAGCCGATGCCGGCAGCTACGGCATCACCGCTTCGGCTCCTACAGGTGGTGGAACCTTTGACGCCACCAACTACGACATCACTTTCAATGACGGAACCTTCACCGTCGACAAGGCTGCTCTATCGATCGCCGCCTTGGCGCAGGGCAAGACTTACGGTTCGAGCACTCTCGATCCAACTGCCTTCCAAGCTTCCGGGTTGCAGAACGGTAACACGGTCTCGCAGGTATCGTTCGATTCCATCGGACAACCGGCAACGGCTGGTGTCGGCAGTTACGACATCGTCGCCGATGGCATCGTGCAAAGTGGCAACGGATTCAAAGCAACTAACTACGACGTCACGTTTGTTCCGCTCACCAACGGCCTGACGATCAATCCCGCCGCATTGACGATCACCGCCAACGACCAAACCAAAACGTTTGGGGATGCCTTTGGTTTCGTGGGCGACGAGTTCACCTCCAGCGGACTGCAAAACGGCGAGACGATCGATGGGGTGACACTCGCAAGCGCCGGTGCTCCAGCCACAGCCGATGCCGGCAGCTACGGCATCACCGCTTCGGCTCCTACAGGTGGTGGCACCTTTGACGCCACCAACTACGACATCACTTTCAATGACGGAACCTTCACCGTCGACAAAGCAGCTCTATCGATCGCCGCCTTGGCGCAGGGCAAGACTTACGGTTCGAACGTTCTCGATCCAACTGCCTTCCAAGCTTCCGGGTTGCAGAACGGTAACAGCATCTCGCAGGTATCATTCGACTCCACCGGACAACCCGCAACGGCAAGCGTTGGCAGTTACGACATCGTCGCCGATGGCATTGTGCAAAGCGGAAACGGATTCAAAGCAACCAACTATGACATCGCGTTTACATCCCTCGCCAACGGCCTGACGATCA
Encoded proteins:
- a CDS encoding ATP-binding protein, producing MVGPPGSGKTMLAKRMPTILPPLTAPESIATTRIYSALGQLPAGQPLLACRPFRSPHHTISDAGLVGGGSPPSPDEEKHCHGRA
- a CDS encoding ShlB/FhaC/HecB family hemolysin secretion/activation protein — translated: MLSQDYQRYRPLRVDELRPQSIPRVEREPLAEVEGSDKVLVDELKAVIIWDDAQQIDPEEAHEGITGIDVRFAARDSLVYRSGVQGIVRGYIGGQVTLRNLNQMSRDIILYYRKCGQPVVDVVIPEQKITAGVVQIVVIESRIDRVQVKGGRYFNAKELCRWVQCTQSGNRIYESNISNDLFWLNQNPFRIVGVDLKAGKEDGTTDVIFEVKDVFPIRTYLGYDDTGVQSLGLERFNAGIIYGNFLHRDGILSYQYTADGDFSLLEAHAVSYSQPINREWSFNSYGSWAGVRPSVPGFNQDGESWQLGTAVTRHWKKNRYVDFNTSLGLDFKSTNNNLEFGGVQVQDSTADLVEIRLGLSYLRRFCGTEYLYINSDTFVGPGDGFTKDNTTAAFDTIRADTDPTFVYSRLRMERLWNVKNDYQVIGRFAGQLSSERLLYSETLGYGGFDSIRGYDQRTYNADNGWIANLEVGPQPYRWGDRAHPNIFRMFGFVDAGQGFVLNAQPGEVPDQFLISAGVGIRASINDRVSLRAEYGHGFEDVPGIASRDRVHIGLVSLMGPRP
- a CDS encoding putative phage abortive infection protein, with translation MTETDKSDPSPESKFAWVQWVLFSCIAIAIVIAILMTPAVVKLATGMEPETAGEFGDMFGAANALFSGLALLGVVIAIILQSQELALQRQELRETREVLKEQRNEMKLQNAAFGKQQFESMFFQMVSLHNQIVNDLDTPKSTVKFAKAMTKVFQRNTGQNSGDTESNFTTEIVRGRDVFEVFYEQLRLQTRGLESETQTPDGRGHFDGEYDSFYQDHSSDLGHYFRNLYTIVKYADEHGGGTAQTYVNILRAQLSAYELALLFYNCTCGLGVICFAPLVEKYALLEHMEEDMFLDESHATWIGDDAFKERLPDG